DNA sequence from the Cupriavidus sp. WKF15 genome:
CCTCGAAGCCGCCAAGCACCTTGGCGCCGGCGCTCACGACCACGTTGGCGCCCAGCGTCGGATGTCGCTTCTGCCCCTTGTACAGCGACGTGCCGCCCAGCGTCACCCCCTGGTAGATGGTGCAGTCGTTACCAATCTCCGCGGTTTCGCCGATCACCACGCCCATGCCGTGGTCGATGAAGACGCGCCGGCCCAGCTTGACCGCCGGATGAATTTCGATGCCGGTGAGAAAGCGCGACCAGTGCGAGATCCAACGCCCCAGCCAATGGAATCCGGCATTCCAGCAGACATGGGCGAAGCGGTGAAACACCACGGCGTGCAGGCCGGGGTAGCAGGTCAGGACTTCGAGACGGCTGCGCGCGGCGGGATCGCGCAGCATGATGGTGTCGATATCTTCCTTCAGGCGAGAGAACATCTTGGTTCGTGTCGTGTTGCCGCGCCGTGCGCCAGCCATGTCGGCATCTGCCGCGGGCCTGGTCGCCGGCGTGGTCATTGGCCGGTGAAAACGGGATCAGGGAGTGTAAGAGATTTGGGGCCCCGATGCCGTCATGGTCATTGGCTTCGACGCGTGTTCAACATCGCCCGGACAGGTGCGCGCGGCCGCCCGCCGGGCGATGCGCGCCTTGGCGCTTCGCTGCGGGGGAATGTGGGGCTTGGGCCGGGGTGTGCGCCACCGTTCAGTGCTCCTCTTGCCGGGACGGCGCAGCCGGACCGGGTTGTTCTGGCTTGGCGGTACCGCCTCGCACCGCCAGCAACATGTGCTTGGCCATACCGCGCAGGATATTCACTTCCTCGCGCTCCAGCCCTGCGCGGGCCAGCAGGCGCCGCAGGCGCGACATCAACTTGCGCGGATTGCCAGGGTCGAGGAAGCCGATCGCTTCGAGCCCCTGCTGCAGGTGCCCGAACATGGATTCGACCTGCTCCGCCGTCGCCGGCTCACCAGCATAGCCGATATTGCCACTGTCGTCCGGCGCGCCCTGCGCGCGGTCCAGCAATGCCAGGCGCATCTCGTACGCGACGAGCTGCACCGCCTGCGCCAGGTTGAGCGAGGTATAGGCGGGATTGGCAGGGATATGCGTCACCGCCGCGCAGCGCTGCACGGCTTCGTTGGGCAGACCGTAACGCTCGTTGCCAAACACGAACGCGATCTCGTCTTCGGCACGCGCGGCCAGCGCCGTGGCGCCGCGTGCCGCGGCGTCGCGCGGCAGCACGCGCGGCGGCCCGAATTCACGCTGTCGCGCGGTCATCGCCACGGTCTGCGTGGCACCCTCCAGCGCGGCCTCGATGCTGTCTACGATCACGGCGCCGGCCAGCACGTCG
Encoded proteins:
- the cysE gene encoding serine O-acetyltransferase, whose translation is MFSRLKEDIDTIMLRDPAARSRLEVLTCYPGLHAVVFHRFAHVCWNAGFHWLGRWISHWSRFLTGIEIHPAVKLGRRVFIDHGMGVVIGETAEIGNDCTIYQGVTLGGTSLYKGQKRHPTLGANVVVSAGAKVLGGFEVGDGARVGSNAVVLKPVPPGATAVGVPARIILPDAPVSQQGAKQEFSAYGITPNADDPVSLALKGLIDNAAKQNDRIEAVLAALDRLGEHLENTPNDRFDASELRRLMK
- a CDS encoding RNA methyltransferase — translated: MNPANETSQAGGTAAPATSAEAMFTRVRFVLVETSHPGNVGSVARAIKTMGFGSLVLVSPRDPAVREHPDAVAMASGADDVLAGAVIVDSIEAALEGATQTVAMTARQREFGPPRVLPRDAAARGATALAARAEDEIAFVFGNERYGLPNEAVQRCAAVTHIPANPAYTSLNLAQAVQLVAYEMRLALLDRAQGAPDDSGNIGYAGEPATAEQVESMFGHLQQGLEAIGFLDPGNPRKLMSRLRRLLARAGLEREEVNILRGMAKHMLLAVRGGTAKPEQPGPAAPSRQEEH